In a single window of the Leptospira sanjuanensis genome:
- a CDS encoding DUF3703 domain-containing protein — MNFKMPSSFKTAYFKEIENYRTHLKAGRFQEAWKFLERAHLIGQYHPVPHTGSHGRMLLFAVRQKDWKEVFGQLPRLSFGWLGSLLNRIPVGNPGGSDVPIFASFPIPEDLRELLADADSSGQGLSGLKKRM, encoded by the coding sequence ATGAATTTCAAAATGCCTTCTTCATTTAAAACCGCATACTTCAAAGAGATCGAAAATTATCGAACTCATCTCAAGGCCGGACGTTTTCAAGAAGCCTGGAAATTTTTAGAACGGGCCCATCTGATCGGGCAGTATCATCCCGTTCCGCACACGGGTTCTCACGGGAGAATGTTGCTGTTTGCGGTTCGTCAAAAAGATTGGAAGGAAGTATTCGGTCAGCTTCCGCGACTTTCCTTCGGTTGGCTCGGTTCCTTGCTCAATCGGATTCCGGTCGGAAATCCGGGCGGCTCCGACGTTCCGATCTTCGCATCCTTTCCGATTCCGGAAGATTTGCGGGAACTCCTTGCGGACGCGGATTCTTCCGGGCAAGGTTTGTCGGGTTTAAAGAAAAGAATGTAG
- a CDS encoding citrate/2-methylcitrate synthase produces the protein MSEFIEIKVGEKSYQFPLISGTDGKKGIDIRELHQKTGLISYDPGFFNTAYAVSRISRRDPDSGELHYRGYDVADLVQHSTFVETSYLLIYGKLPTEQQLKDFSLKLSKHSLIHEDMINLFDGFPGKGHPLAVLSVMVTSLSSYYPEEYEESLDKGIDHSARLLAKIRTIAAFSYKKIVGQPFVYPLDKHPYCTNFLYMLFSIPSKDYVPSEDIDRILNQLWILYADHEQNVSNTTVQVIGSTQANLFASISSAINALWGSREGGRQVAAVGLIEDIIKSRKTVPEYFEKFKGDSERLFSNGFGHKAYDSKSRRAIIAGKLFHDFYKKHPVNPIAEVALKIDEYMQNDEYYINQKLYPNLEFYSAVIFNSLGIPKELFTAMQVIGKLPGWLAHWREQRVSGNYSKARPKQVYTGEIGRKYIPLSER, from the coding sequence ATGAGTGAATTCATTGAAATCAAAGTTGGCGAGAAATCCTACCAGTTTCCGTTGATCTCCGGAACCGACGGAAAAAAGGGAATCGATATCCGTGAGCTTCATCAAAAGACCGGACTCATTTCCTACGATCCCGGCTTTTTTAATACCGCATACGCCGTCAGCCGCATCTCGAGAAGAGACCCGGATTCGGGAGAACTTCACTACCGAGGGTACGACGTCGCCGATCTAGTGCAGCATTCCACGTTCGTCGAAACCAGTTATCTTTTGATCTACGGGAAACTTCCCACGGAACAACAGCTCAAAGATTTTTCTCTGAAACTTTCCAAACATTCTTTGATTCACGAAGACATGATCAATCTCTTCGACGGGTTTCCGGGTAAAGGACATCCTCTCGCGGTTCTTTCGGTGATGGTCACTTCCCTTTCCAGTTATTATCCGGAAGAATACGAAGAATCTCTGGACAAAGGGATCGATCATTCGGCGAGACTTCTCGCGAAGATCAGAACGATCGCCGCGTTCAGTTACAAAAAGATCGTGGGTCAACCCTTCGTTTATCCGCTCGATAAACATCCGTATTGCACAAACTTTCTGTATATGCTGTTTTCGATTCCTTCCAAGGATTACGTTCCTTCAGAGGACATCGATCGTATTCTGAATCAGCTTTGGATCCTTTACGCGGATCACGAACAAAACGTTTCCAACACCACCGTTCAGGTCATCGGTTCCACTCAGGCGAACCTGTTCGCTTCCATCTCCTCCGCGATCAACGCGCTCTGGGGTTCGAGAGAAGGCGGTCGTCAGGTTGCAGCCGTCGGTCTGATCGAAGATATCATCAAGTCCAGAAAAACCGTTCCCGAGTATTTCGAAAAATTCAAGGGAGATTCGGAAAGACTCTTTTCCAACGGTTTCGGTCACAAAGCGTACGACTCAAAGAGCAGAAGAGCGATCATCGCCGGCAAACTCTTCCACGATTTCTATAAGAAACATCCGGTGAATCCGATCGCGGAAGTGGCGCTCAAGATCGACGAGTATATGCAAAATGATGAATATTACATCAACCAGAAGTTATATCCGAACCTGGAGTTCTACAGCGCGGTGATTTTCAATTCTTTGGGAATTCCGAAAGAACTCTTTACCGCGATGCAGGTCATCGGAAAACTTCCGGGCTGGCTCGCGCATTGGAGAGAACAGAGAGTTTCCGGCAACTACAGCAAGGCTCGTCCGAAACAAGTCTACACCGGAGAAATCGGAAGAAAATACATTCCTCTTTCGGAAAGATAA